The Leishmania donovani BPK282A1 complete genome, chromosome 9 genome includes a region encoding these proteins:
- a CDS encoding AAA family ATPase, putative — protein sequence MDLLRLYVEFFLLCVQPTVPCRTRAAAAVADAGCNGSYPAAAAAKPAAADVAAQLTTLTFISVPHCVRSFLEGVALLRKDGEAAPAAAGKAAGRKRHRGSIERNGTKSVAADDPVFEDGEDSDLPYQPSVMLQRLREYGEVQVPGFESDSAYLAAKDVLVYLKHYAYLVSGMALSAAVLRNIELVGLDFRQQCVPCMAAVTELVGHLIDAQLHKMQRLPRVVRLSERLRLSAKAARTLEYLLVCHCGRYAAGNIAEPLRPANIAYHNDLTPQELLSILSESGVLWKQGLIFSDIKMRTTFMECKYALPIETIAALSGDQLSEEQLIKLERTALLEVLNEERNAKTTSTAAAMPAPRAEEHVGGSRSVSPSPKRGDEEGDVEDEEDDDATADSAIALTEEALDSVLEDIDPAVLASKDQDAIYEAVSHRLGNALAGRTATQVGGRAVAAVPVAKNSAATETEEAVKGGKSSREESAMVAPATAPPTAPPSRTTDTAPRPEDGREATTATSAPRKARLVLADINPLAQRYRCTGTGAGAAAASSSPSATPHTDSSMRGVPYESDIEYMDAAFRILANMIRIRYAEGDMKDEEDSYTPKSKVEASIRELKGKVRVAAAVHESRLQATLAARVFTPRIEQLAQRLQLTEMEKQIMLFMVGNVISHDMLVAVNGRYVMRDGQRLITVGYMLFVLCESLEERVVARRAFYQSSPLVSNGVLSLTLDAVGRSCFNTDLMDYLVDIDRKIVDDVMGIPAETAEMVPGSQLYFPEVELANVVLPTSTMDRVLSTIEHYSLFEQCKKSSGFGDGLGTSKGGLVMLFHGPSGTGKTMLANAVAHHLKKKILLVSVSQFRSSTKAEADALRFLFREAKLSDAILFFDECEALFEDRTSNGTVTALLSEFERYDGLIILATNRAQNFDEAMNRRISLMMEFRPPDHQLRLRIWRSHIPKQLPMNEDVCLEKLALNYELSGGLIRNAVLAALSRAVAREKSSTPKLTMSDLDEGARLQLRGFFLAAELPEGMSEFYLTPKRTLAELVVEPDLAKKLEGIASSAKSRSTLYTEWGFSEDANDDCGTLYLFQGVSGTGKSLAAEAIAYECGATIRLCNVAELLLREEMRVHVVFEEGRRLGAIIVFDEAQVLFNESPKSLQLSQLIQYHARRYPRPVIVIATTVNRDGGGGRHLFSTASINSRSSCMLFQAELTFALPRRLLREQLWRKAFPERVPTSSDVDYGRLSATSISPKLIRTIAFNVCCTAALLPVSERVVTMAMIEAEMERTVARERTAVSASAMFA from the coding sequence ATGGATCTTCTGCGCCTCTATGTTGAGTTCTTCCTGCTCTGCGTCCAGCCAACGGTGCCGTGCCGCAcccgcgcggcagcagcagtggcggatGCGGGCTGCAACGGCAGCTacccggcagctgcggccgcgaaaccggcggcggctgatGTGGCAGCGCAACTGACGACGCTGACCTTCATCAGCGTCCCCCACTGCGTGCGCTCCTTCTTGGAGGGCGTGGCCTTGCTACGCaaggacggcgaggcggcgcctgcGGCAGCTGGCAAGGCGGCGGGGCGCAAGCGGCATCGCGGCAGTATCGAGCGCAACGGGACAAAGTCGGTGGCTGCCGACGACCCCGTCTTCGAGGATGGCGAGGACAGTGACTTGCCCTACCAGCCGAGCGTCATGCTTCAGCGGCTGCGTGAGTACGGCGAGGTGCAGGTGCCTGGCTTTGAGTCCGACTCCGCTTACCTTGCCGCAAAGGACGTGCTAGTGTACCTCAAACACTACGCATACCTCGTCTCTGGCATGGCCCTGAGCGCTGCAGTCCTCCGCAACATCGAGCTTGTAGGCCTCGACTTCCGTCAACAGTGCGTGCCGTGCATGGCCGCCGTCACCGAGCTTGTCGGCCACCTCATCGATGCGCAGCTTCACAAGATGCAGCGGCTACCACGCGTGGTGCGGCTCAGCGAGCGATTGCGTCTATCCGCGAAGGCTGCCCGCACGCTCGAATACCTGCTGGTGTGCCACTGCGGCCGCTACGCGGCCGGCAACATCgccgagccgctgcggccggcgAACATTGCCTACCACAACGACCTTACCCCACAGGAGCTGCTGTCCATTCTCTCTGAGAGTGGTGTGCTGTGGAAGCAAGGGCTCATCTTTTCCGACATCAAGATGCGCACAACCTTCATGGAGTGCAAGTACGCTCTGCCCATAGAGACGATCGCGGCCCTGAGTGGTGATCAGCTGTCGGAGGAGCAGCTCATTAAGCTGGAGCGcaccgcgctgctggaggtgctcAACGAAGAACGGAACGCCAAGACGACGAGCACGGCGGCTGCCATGCCGGCTCCGCGAGCAGAGGAGCACGTCGGTGGCAGTCGCTCTGTATCACCATCACCAAAGCGTGGCGATGAGGAGGGCGATgtggaggatgaggaggacgacgacgccaccgccgacagcgccatcgcgctgaccgaggaggcgctcgaCAGTGTGCTGGAGGACATCGACCCGGCTGTGCTGGCTTCGAAAGACCAGGACGCGATTTACGAAGCCGTCTCGCACCGTCTCGGCAATGCCCTCGCCGGCAGAACTGCCACGCAAGTCGGCGGTCGTGCCGTGGCAGCAGTACCAGTCGCAAAGAACTCCGCCGcgacagagacagaggaggcggTAAAGGGCGGCAAAAGTAGTAGAGAAGAGTCGGCGATGGTGGCACCGGCTACAGCTCcgccgacggcaccgccatcgcgcACGACGGATACCGCACCACGGCCGGAGGACGGCAGGgaggcgacgacagcgacgtcTGCGCCGCGCAAGGCACGACTGGTTCTTGCCGACATCAACCCGCTCGCCCAGCGTTATCGCTGCACCGGTACTGGcgcgggtgcagcggcggcgtcctcctcgccatcTGCCACGCCGCACACGGACTCGTCCATGCGGGGGGTGCCCTACGAGTCCGACATCGAGTACATGGACGCGGCCTTTCGCATCCTCGCGAACATGATTCGCATCCGCTACGCGGAGGGCGACAtgaaggacgaggaggactCCTACACCCCCAAGTCTAAGGTGGAGGCGTCGATACGGGAGTTGAAGGGCAAAGTtcgcgtcgcggcggcggtgcacgagTCACGGCTGCAAGCCACTCTCGCTGCCCGCGTCTTCACCCCGCGCATcgagcagctcgcgcagcggctgcagctgacgGAGATGGAGAAGCAGATTATGTTGTTCATGGTTGGCAACGTCATTTCGCACGACatgctggtggcggtgaaCGGCCGCTACGTTATGCGGGACGGGCAGCGACTCATCACGGTGGGGTACATGCTCTTCGTCCTGTGCGAGtcgctggaggagcgcgtGGTGGCGCGTCGTGCCTTCTACCAGTCCTCTCCGCTCGTGTCCAACGGTGTCCTGTCCCTCACACTCGACGCTGTCGGCCGCTCCTGCTTCAACACGGACCTCATGGACTATCTCGTCGACATTGATCGGAAGATTGTTGACGATGTCATGGGCATCCCAGCTGAGACGGCGGAAATGGTGCCCGGGTCGCAGTTGTACTTCCCCGAGGTGGAGCTGGCTAACGTGGTACTGCCCACCTCCACGATGGACCGCGTCCTGTCCACCATTGAGCACTACAGCCTCTTCGAACAGTgcaagaagagcagcggcttcggcgACGGCCTCGGCACTAGCAAAGGAGGCCTCGTCATGCTCTTCCACGGCCCGAGTGGCACCGGCAAGACGATGCTCGccaacgccgtcgcgcacCACCTCAAGAAGAAGATACTCCTCGTCAGCGTGTCGCAGTTTCGCTCCTCGACGAAGGCCGAGGCCGACGCGCTCCGCTTTCTCTTCCGCGAGGCGAAGCTGAGCGACGCCATCTTGTTCTTCGACGAGTGCGAAGCGCTCTTCGAGGACCGCACGAGCAACGGCaccgtgacggcgctgctgtccgAGTTTGAGCGGTACGACGGCCTCATCATCCTCGCCACCAATCGCGCGCAGAACTTCGACGAGGCCATGAACCGGCGCATCTCGCTCATGATGGAGTTCCGTCCGCCGGACCatcagctgcggctgcgcattTGGAGGTCACACATCCCAAAGCAGCTGCCCATGAACGAGGACGTGTGCTTGGAGAAGCTAGCGCTGAACTACGAGCTCTCCGGCGGCCTGATCCGCaacgccgtcctcgccgccttGAGCAGAGCGGTGGCCCGCGAGAAGTCCTCTACACCGAAGCTGACAATGAGCGACCTCGACGAAGGGGctcggctgcagctgcgcggcttcTTTCTcgccgcggagctgccgGAGGGGATGAGCGAGTTCTACCTGACCCCGAAGCGCACGCTTGCCGAGCTGGTGGTGGAGCCGGATCTCGCCAAGAAGCTGGAGGGGATCGCCAGCAGTGCCaagagccgcagcaccttgtATACCGAGTGGGGCTTCAGCGAGGACGCCAACGACGACTGCGGGACGCTTTACCTGTTCCAGGGCGTGAGCGGCACGGGTAAGTCGCTGGCCGCGGAGGCCATCGCCTACgagtgcggcgccaccatcCGCCTCTGCAACGTAGCGGAGCTCCTGCTCCGGGAGGAGATGCGGGTGCACGTCGTGTTTGAGGAAGgacgccgcctcggcgccaTCATCGTCTTTGACGAGGCGCAGGTCCTCTTCAACGAGTCCCCAAAGAGCTTACAACTCTCACAGCTCATCCAGTACCACGCACGCCGCTATCCGAGGCccgtcatcgtcatcgcaACGACGGTGaaccgcgacggcggcggtggacgcCACCTGTTCTCCACGGCGAGCATCAACTCACGCTCATCGTGCATGCTGTTCCAGGCGGAGCTGACCTttgcgctgcctcggcggctcctgcgcgagcagctgtGGCGAAAGGCGTTCCCAGAGCGCGTCCCGACGTCCAGCGACGTCGACTACGGTCGCCTCAGCGCCACGAGCATCTCACCCAAGCTGATCCGCACGATAGCCTTCAATGTctgctgcactgcggcgcTGTTGCCAGTGTCAGAGCGGGTCGTGACGATGGCCATGATCGaggcagagatggagaggaCGGTTGCGCGGgagcgcaccgccgtctcggCGAGCGCGATGTTTGCGTAG